A window of Thermoproteus sp. genomic DNA:
ATTCCCGGACATATTGTACAGAAAGCTCTCGGAGGTGGGGACGGTGAGGGCGTACAAATATGGGAAGTCGGCTTGGCTGACCGAGGGGATACCTAAGGAGGAGTTGAAGAAGGCCGCGGCGGAATGCGACGCCATGGTGGTCTTTATAGGCGATAGAATAGACGCAGAGGTGCTCTCCCATGCCAAGAACTTGAAGATAATATCGACCGTCTCTGTCGGGTACGACCACATAGATGTGGCCGAGGCCAAGAGGAGGGGCATCGTCGTTACGAACACGCCTGAGGTTCTAGTCGACGCCACCGCCGACTTGGCGGTAGGTCTACTCCTGGCCTTGACTAGGAGGATCGTCGAGGGCGATAGGCTCATTAGGGAGGGGAGGGCCTACGACGTATGGGGCGCCCTGATGGGCTCAGATCTAAGGGGGAAGAGGGCCGGCATATTGGGCCTCGGCAATATAGGCGCGGCCATTGCGAGGCGGCTGTTGGCCTTCGGCGTCGACGTGGTCTATTGGTCTCGCGTCAGGAAGCCCCAAGTGGAGTTCGCCTTGGGGATTAAGTACTTGCCGCTAGACGAACTGCTCGCCACAAGCGACTTCGTCATAATCTCCATGGCGCTCACGCCCGAGACGAAACACTTCATGGACTGGGAGAAGTTCTCCAAGATGAAGAGGGGGGCCTATCTCGTCAATATAGCCAGAGGCGGCCTTGTGGACACAGAAGCGCTCTTGAGGGCGTTACGCGAGGGCATACTGGCCGGCGCG
This region includes:
- a CDS encoding D-glycerate dehydrogenase, producing the protein MVCIFVSRDTFPDILYRKLSEVGTVRAYKYGKSAWLTEGIPKEELKKAAAECDAMVVFIGDRIDAEVLSHAKNLKIISTVSVGYDHIDVAEAKRRGIVVTNTPEVLVDATADLAVGLLLALTRRIVEGDRLIREGRAYDVWGALMGSDLRGKRAGILGLGNIGAAIARRLLAFGVDVVYWSRVRKPQVEFALGIKYLPLDELLATSDFVIISMALTPETKHFMDWEKFSKMKRGAYLVNIARGGLVDTEALLRALREGILAGAALDVYEVEPLPHTHELTRLPNVVLTPHIGSAAVETRIKMAEVAAENVVRFFKGQRPLYVVE